One genomic region from Bacillus aquiflavi encodes:
- a CDS encoding 2-hydroxyglutaryl-CoA dehydratase codes for MKKKKQTNAVQLFEDELNRFRAQQEELLGLNETKTQWFDPVPRKFFSKDKDSTTILFGGLTMAHDYLIEGALAGLGYRVKHMECPDTESLRFGKEFGNRGQCNPTYFTVGNLIKYLTHLRDVGGKTKEEIVQNYLFMTSGSCGPCRFGTYVTEYRKALRDAGFDGFRVLLFQQQSGLKQATGEESALKLDSSFFLTFLKAVLVGDILNAVGYRIRPYEAVAGATNKALERCKQYLYETFQKRKSLLHALYRCRKELRTVKIDRTIVKPKVSIIGEFWAMTTEGDGNYRLQQFLEEEGAEVEVQSVTAWILFLIWEGRHDTKKRLALRRNDTGRHGLEGKNPQLRLRMLQLADRIIRIMFQMYAKAIGLSDYELPNMDEIAKVAHEHYNNNVRGGEGHMEVGKLILNVIKRKVNMTISVKPFGCMPSSGVSDGVQSFITEIHPEAIFLPIETTGDGAINVYSRIQMMLFKAKQAAQKEFEEALMNKGVTVDKLQSLCTTKYSHRRHIAASTAANAVYNISSLSNKLLLAKIKREKMMKTM; via the coding sequence ATGAAAAAAAAAAAGCAAACAAATGCTGTCCAGTTATTTGAGGATGAGTTAAATCGTTTTAGAGCGCAACAAGAAGAGTTACTAGGTTTAAACGAAACAAAGACACAATGGTTTGATCCTGTTCCAAGAAAATTTTTTTCCAAGGATAAAGATTCCACTACGATCCTTTTTGGCGGGCTAACAATGGCACACGATTATTTGATCGAAGGTGCGCTTGCTGGGTTAGGATATCGGGTAAAACATATGGAGTGCCCTGATACAGAGTCATTGCGTTTTGGGAAGGAATTTGGCAATCGGGGACAATGCAATCCGACTTATTTTACCGTTGGGAATTTAATTAAATACCTTACTCATTTAAGGGATGTAGGAGGTAAAACAAAAGAAGAAATTGTTCAAAATTATCTTTTTATGACGAGCGGTTCTTGCGGTCCATGCCGCTTTGGGACTTATGTAACTGAATACCGTAAGGCGCTTAGAGATGCTGGATTTGATGGGTTTCGTGTACTTCTTTTTCAGCAGCAGAGCGGTTTAAAGCAGGCTACAGGTGAAGAATCAGCTTTAAAGCTGGACAGCTCTTTTTTCCTTACGTTTTTAAAAGCCGTTCTAGTCGGAGATATTTTAAATGCTGTCGGTTATCGCATTAGACCTTATGAAGCAGTCGCTGGAGCAACAAATAAAGCTCTCGAGCGCTGTAAACAATATTTATATGAAACCTTTCAGAAGAGGAAGTCACTGCTCCATGCGCTTTACCGCTGTCGGAAGGAGCTTCGTACTGTCAAAATAGATCGAACGATTGTGAAACCAAAAGTGAGTATTATCGGGGAATTTTGGGCAATGACAACAGAGGGGGACGGCAACTATCGATTACAGCAGTTTTTAGAAGAGGAAGGAGCCGAAGTAGAAGTACAGTCAGTAACAGCCTGGATTTTATTTTTAATTTGGGAAGGGCGGCATGATACTAAGAAACGGCTGGCCTTACGCCGTAATGACACTGGTCGCCATGGCTTGGAAGGGAAAAACCCGCAGCTGCGCCTTCGGATGCTACAATTGGCAGATCGTATCATAAGAATAATGTTTCAAATGTATGCAAAAGCCATCGGGTTGAGCGATTATGAGCTGCCTAATATGGATGAAATCGCCAAAGTTGCCCACGAACACTATAACAACAATGTAAGAGGCGGAGAAGGGCATATGGAAGTCGGCAAGCTTATTCTTAACGTAATAAAACGAAAAGTGAACATGACAATTTCTGTAAAACCTTTTGGGTGCATGCCTTCATCTGGTGTATCTGACGGTGTTCAATCATTCATAACCGAAATTCATCCAGAAGCAATCTTTCTGCCGATTGAAACGACAGGGGATGGGGCAATAAACGTTTACAGCCGAATCCAAATGATGCTTTTTAAAGCAAAACAAGCTGCTCAAAAGGAGTTTGAAGAAGCGTTAATGAATAAAGGAGTGACAGTTGATAAGCTTCAATCGCTATGTACGACAAAATATTCTCATCGTCGCCACATCGCAGCAAGCACGGCAGCAAATGCTGTTTATAACATCTCTAGTTTGTCTAATAAGCTTTTATTAGCAAAAATAAAGAGAGAAAAGATGATGAAAACTATGTAA
- a CDS encoding ABC-2 transporter permease, which produces MYHLIKKDILMQKRTLKLSVLLIIFFTITLSSMGSIGLTVGILAVTYQLILGASSLEDKNNSDIILNSLPIKKNTIVLSKYVSIYVFTAYAILLFYSIYFIVNMLNFPNIIFFNPIGFIGGIVAVTLFFSISFPLIFKYGYIKSKMANLILFFVLAFGGIILTNILQNDQVTFGQNIILFFNKQSTFEISLVLNEAKPNLS; this is translated from the coding sequence GTGTATCATCTTATTAAAAAAGATATTTTAATGCAAAAGAGAACATTGAAATTATCAGTTTTATTAATTATTTTCTTTACAATTACCCTGTCAAGCATGGGATCTATAGGATTAACAGTGGGAATATTAGCAGTCACTTATCAATTAATTTTAGGTGCAAGCTCGTTAGAAGATAAAAATAATAGCGATATTATACTTAACAGTCTTCCAATTAAGAAAAATACAATTGTATTATCAAAGTATGTATCTATATATGTATTTACTGCATATGCAATTCTTTTATTTTATTCGATCTATTTTATTGTAAATATGTTAAATTTCCCTAATATCATTTTTTTTAATCCGATCGGGTTTATTGGTGGCATCGTTGCTGTTACATTGTTTTTTTCAATATCTTTCCCGTTAATTTTTAAGTATGGTTATATAAAATCAAAAATGGCAAACTTAATCTTATTTTTCGTACTCGCATTTGGAGGAATAATATTGACAAACATACTCCAAAACGACCAAGTGACTTTCGGGCAAAATATAATCTTGTTTTTTAACAAGCAATCAACTTTCGAAATTTCATTGGTCTTAAATGAAGCTAAGCCTAATTTGTCATAA